The Stygiolobus azoricus genome window below encodes:
- the mce gene encoding methylmalonyl-CoA epimerase, which produces METQNIDHIGVVVENIDKAIKFYTTMLGMKLVHREDLLDRGIKVAFLTGTHGETAVELLEPINHEDMNNTVAKFLKTKGPGLHHLAVKVENIEKSLKELESNGLQLVDKVPRPGARGHLVAFIHPKSVMGVLLELVQPHE; this is translated from the coding sequence ATGGAGACACAAAATATCGACCATATCGGAGTCGTAGTGGAAAATATAGATAAAGCGATTAAATTCTACACCACTATGCTCGGGATGAAACTTGTTCATAGAGAGGACTTACTTGATAGAGGTATAAAAGTGGCTTTTCTTACCGGAACTCATGGTGAAACTGCTGTAGAACTTTTAGAGCCCATTAATCACGAGGACATGAATAACACCGTTGCCAAGTTCCTGAAAACAAAGGGGCCCGGGCTTCATCATTTAGCGGTTAAGGTGGAAAACATAGAAAAGAGCCTGAAAGAGTTAGAATCAAATGGTTTACAACTTGTCGACAAGGTCCCTAGACCTGGTGCTAGAGGGCATCTAGTAGCGTTTATACACCCGAAGAGTGTTATGGGTGTGTTGTTAGAGCTTGTTCAGCCTCATGAATAA